From the Arthrobacter sp. PM3 genome, one window contains:
- a CDS encoding helix-turn-helix transcriptional regulator: MNAETPTAESAAPPTAKRRHRPEKQVEITDPKAIRALAHAARLEVISELYSTQVSRTATELAAQTGLTPSAMSYHLRALQKWGIVVPAATAGDARERRWQAAGTDFTIHSLGAGAAPELAVLDLELDAYRRRVLAYAKARNERREGGETGDGPSAVVLASNLLYLTPDQRAELTRRVFDLLRDYELEDPDRVPEGAERMATMWSMIPDDRGPAAAKPVAKPAVQPAAEPAGGGT; the protein is encoded by the coding sequence GTGAATGCAGAAACCCCGACGGCGGAGTCCGCGGCCCCGCCGACCGCCAAGCGCCGGCACCGTCCGGAGAAGCAAGTGGAAATCACTGACCCGAAGGCGATCCGGGCGCTGGCCCACGCCGCCCGGCTGGAGGTCATTTCCGAACTGTATTCCACCCAGGTCAGCCGGACGGCCACGGAGCTCGCCGCGCAGACCGGACTGACGCCCAGTGCCATGAGCTACCACCTGCGGGCCCTGCAGAAGTGGGGCATCGTGGTTCCCGCGGCCACCGCCGGCGACGCCCGGGAGCGGCGCTGGCAGGCCGCCGGTACCGACTTCACCATCCATTCGCTGGGCGCGGGGGCCGCCCCGGAGCTCGCCGTTCTGGACCTTGAACTCGACGCCTACCGCCGCCGCGTCCTTGCCTACGCCAAAGCCCGCAATGAACGGCGGGAGGGCGGCGAGACCGGCGACGGCCCGTCGGCGGTGGTCCTGGCCAGCAACCTGCTGTACCTGACGCCGGACCAGCGCGCCGAGCTGACGCGGCGCGTCTTCGATCTCCTGCGGGACTATGAGCTGGAGGACCCGGACCGGGTGCCAGAGGGTGCCGAACGCATGGCCACCATGTGGTCGATGATCCCGGACGACCGCGGCCCGGCCGCAGCGAAACCCGTAGCGAAACCAGCTGTGCAACCCGCGGCGGAACCCGCCGGCGGCGGGACCTGA